Proteins from a genomic interval of Trichoderma breve strain T069 chromosome 2, whole genome shotgun sequence:
- a CDS encoding glycosyl hydrolase family 76 domain-containing protein, translating into MAALLSVADMAVAQQSPFSISSTSDIKKTASTVAWDMLQYYHGNESGQTPGILPGPPPAGDYYWWEGGAMWGTLIDYWYLTNDTTYNDLVMQAIQWQTGPNDDFQPPNVTLSLGNDDQGFWGMTAMLAAEEKFPDPPADRPGWLALAQGVFNTQASPDRHDGTCGGGIRWQIPPTNPGYSYKNSIANGCFFNLGARLARYTGNKTYSDWADNTWDWMAKIGFLDNDTYAIYDGADVSNNCTEINKAEFSYNSAVWVLGTAYMYNHTESDVWKTRLEKLVDHGLETFFPKGIAYEPSCESVNTCSTDMVSFKGYIHRWYATTTQLAPFLAPKILPVLKTSAQAAIKQCTGGALGRQCGLKWNTGQYDGRTGAGQEMNVVGAVSSLLIGTAHVPVTNDTGGTSKGNPNAGSNPNSFLRPVAPVTAGDKAGAGIVTVIIIGSLCTGLAWMSLGP; encoded by the exons atggctgccctCCTCTCTGTGGCAGATATGGCCGTCGCACAGCAGAGCCCATTCTCTATTTCCTCAACCA GCGACATTAAGAAAACAGCAAGCACTGTCGCGTGGGATATGCTGCAGTACTACCACGGAAACGAATCTGGCCAGACTCCAGGTATTCTCCCTGGACCACCTCCTGCTGGTGATTACTACTGGTGGGAAGGCGGTGCCATGTGGGGGACACTGATCGATTACTGGTATTTGACCAACGACACCACTTATAACGACCTCGTCATGCAGGCCATTCAGTGGCAGACGGGCCCCAACGACGACTTCCAGCCCCCTAACGTCACTCTCTCGCTGGGTAACGACGACCAAGGTTTCTGGGGCATGACGGCCATGCTGGCGGCCGAGGAAAAGTTCCCAGACCCTCCCGCTGATAGACCCGGTTGGCTGGCCCTGGCCCAGGGAGTCTTCAACACCCAGGCCAGTCCCGATCGCCACGACGGCACCTGCGGCGGCGGTATTCGTTGGCAGATCCCGCCGACCAACCCCGGATACAGCTACAAGAACA GTATTGCCAATGGTTGTTTCTTCAATTTGGGAGCGCGACTGGCCCGCTACACTGGCAACAAGACGTATTCCGACTGGGCTGACAACACGTGGGActggatggccaagattggcttCTTGGACAATGATACCTATGCCATTTACGACGGCGCAGACGTATCAAACAACTGCACTGAAATCAACAAGGCCGAGTTCTCGTACAATAGCGCGGTTTGGGTTCTTGGCAcagcatacatgtacaacCAC ACCGAAAGCGACGTATGGAAGACGAgactggagaagctggtcgACCACGGCCTCGAGACCTTTTTCCCCAAGGGCATCGCCTACGAGCCGTCGTGCGAGAGCGTCAACACTTGCAGCACCGACATGGTGTCCTTCAAGGGCTACATCCACCGATGGTATGCCACCACGACACAGCTGGCCCCCTTCTTGGCTCCCAAAATTCTGCCTGTGCTCAAGACATCGGCGCAGGCGGCCATCAAGCAATGTACCGGCGGTGCCCTGGGGCGCCAGTGCGGACTTAAATGGAACACGGGTCAATACGATGGTCGAACCGGAGCAGGTCAAGAAATGAACGTTGTGGGCGCCGTGTCATCGCTTCTCATTGGTACGGCCCACGTCCCCGTCACCAACGACACGGGTGGTACGTCCAAGGGAAATCCCAACGCCGGCAGCAACCCGAACAGTTTCCTGAGGCCGGTGGCGCCCGTGACAGCGGGCGACAAGGCCGGAGCGGGCATCGTcacagtcatcatcatcgggTCTCTATGTACGGGACTCGCCTGGATGAGTCTCGGCCCTTGA
- a CDS encoding endoplasmic reticulum vesicle transporter domain-containing protein, which produces MDGFEKSSLNEDDFGAKGGIVSAFDAFPKSKPQYVTKTSGGGKWTVAMLFISCIFLWTEIGQWWRGAEHHTFAVEKGIGHDMQVNLDIVVKMDCNDLHVNVQDASGDRILAGDKLKRDATTWHQWVDAQGMHRLGKSENGKLDTGEGWHGAHDEGFGEEHVHDIVALSRKKAKWAKTPSPKGRPDSCRMYGSLDLNRVQGDFHITARGHGYGGQHLDHDKFNFSHIISEMSYGPFYPSLVNPLDRTVNPAIVHFHKFQYFLSVVPTVYLTGNRVVNTNQYAVTEQSKVISDHQVPGIFFKYDIEPIMLSVAETRHGFFSFLVKIVNIFSGVMVAGHWGFTLSDWVREVIGKRRRSNGGIGVLGNKHGYDE; this is translated from the exons ATGGACGGCTTCGAGAAGTCGAGCTTGAATGAAGATGACTTTGGCGCAAAGGGTGGCATTGTCAGCGCCTTTGATGCATTCC CCAAATCAAAACCTCAGTATGTGACAAAGACGTCAGGCGGCGGCAAATGGACCGTCgccatgctcttcatctcctgcaTCTTCCTGTGGACCGAGATAGGCCAATGGTGGCGCGGAGCCGAGCATCACACGTTTGCCGTCGAAAAGGGTATCGGGCACGACATGCAGGTCAACCTCGACATTGTTGTCAAGATGGACTGCAACGACCTCCACGTCAACGTCCAGGATGCATCGGGCGATCGCATCCTTGCTGGAGACAAGCTGAAGCGCGATGCTACGACATGGCACCAGTGGGTTGACGCGCAGGGCATGCACAGGCTCGGCAAGAGTGAGAATGGCAAGCTGGACACTGGCGAAGGCTGGCATGGCGCCCACGATGAGGGCTTTGGCGAGGAGCATGTGCACGACATTGTGGCTCTCAGCCGAAAGAAGGCCAAGTGGGCAAAGACGCCGTCGCCAAAGGGCAGGCCGGATAGCTGCCGTATGTATGGCAGCCTGGACTTGAACAGGGTGCAGGGCGACTTTCACATTACAGCCAGAGGCCACGGTTATGGTGGCCAGCACTTGGACCATGACA AGTTCAACTTCTCTCACATCATCTCGGAAATGTCCTACGGCCCCTTTTACCCATCGCTGGTCAACCCCCTCGACCGCACCGTCAACCCCGCCATTGTTCACTTCCACAAGTTCCAGTACTTCCTCTCCGTCGTCCCCACCGTCTACCTCACCGGCAACAGGGTCGTCAACACCAACCAGTACGCCGTCACGGAGCAGAGCAAGGTCATCTCGGACCACCAAGTCcccggcatcttcttcaagtaCGACATTGAGCCCATCATGCTAAGCGTCGCGGAGACCCGCCATGGCTTCTTTAGCTTTTTGGTCAAGATtgtcaacatcttcagcGGCGTCATGGTGGCTGGCCACTGGGGGTTTACGCTGAGCGACTGGGTGCGCGAGGTCATTGGCAAGAGGCGGCGCAGCAACGGCGGTATCGGCGTTTTGGGCAACAAGCACGGATACGATGAGTAA
- a CDS encoding 2OG-Fe(II) oxygenase superfamily domain-containing protein gives MLSRLFKSITSPASEQQQPNMSASRSANGFIRVDYSSNHVDIPESFLTGPATDPVTFRPVPWKETDVPEYAKCKAWILDNVLSLEECNELIALAEASAPREKPEDSPWRPALISVAPGVETRAPGYRNSDRIIWDKQLLVDRLWDRCAQAEGLQELVATAPCSRPDHNRGRKGTWQFHGLNERMRFLKYTPGMFFRPHCDAAYRADNPDGPIIETYYTLHLYLNDEGLVGGATAFLSPDRKRRLDVNPKAGSVLIFQHPLLLHEGADVIEGTKYTMRTEIMYRWEDEAKN, from the exons ATGCTTTCCAGGCTCTTCAAATCCATTACTTCCCCAGCATCTGAACAACAACAGCCCAACATGTCTGCCAGTCGATCTGCAAACGGCTTCATCCGCGTGGATTATTCCTCTAACCACGTTGACATTCCCGAATCATTTCTCACCGGCCCGGCCACAGATCCCGTCACATTCCGTCCAGTACCGTGGAAAGAAACCGATGTACCTGAATACGCCAAGTGCAAGGCCTGGATCCTCGACAACGTCCTCTCTCTTGAAGAGTGCAACGAACTGATTGCCCTCGCCGAGGCCTCGGCGCCGCGCGAGAAGCCGGAAGATTCGCCTTGGAGGCCCGCTCTAATCAGCGTCGCGCCCGGGGTGGAAACTCGGGCTCCGGGATACCGCAACAGCGACCGCATCATCTGGgacaagcagcttctcgtGGACCGGCTGTGGGATCGGTGTGCTCAAGCTGAGGGACTGCAAGAGCTAGTTGCCACGGCCCCGTGCTCAAGGCCTGATCATAACCGCGGCAGGAAGGGCACATGGCAGTTTCATGGGCTGAACGAGCGGATGCGCTTCCTCAAGTACACGCCTGGCATGTTCTTCAGAC CACACTGTGACGCGGCGTATCGAGCCGACAACCCCGATGGCCCTATCATAGAGACGTATTATACCCTGCATCTCTACCTCAACGATGAAGGCCTAGTCGGCGGCGCTACCGCCTTCTTGTCGCCTGATCGGAAGCGGCGCCTGGATGTCAATCCCAAGGCGGGCAGCGTCCTCATTTTCCAACACCCTCTGCTGTTACACGAGGGAGCGGATGTAATCGAAGGAACCAAGTATACCATGAGGACGGAGATCATGTACCGTTGGGAGGACGAGGCCAAAAACTAA
- a CDS encoding oligonucleotide/oligosaccharide-binding (OB)-fold domain-containing protein, translating to MEIAETAKKLGNRIKELVICPIYANLPSELQAKIFEPTPDGARKVVLATNIAETSLTIDGIVYVIDPGYVKENVYNPATGMSNLVVVPCSRASANQRSGRAGRVGPGKCFRLYTKFAYMNEMEESPLPEIQRTNLNGVVLQLKSLGINELLDFEFMDPPPTETLIGALNQLFALQALNHKGELTKIGRQMAEFPTDPMLAKAVLAADKEGCVEEVLSIVSMLGEASALFFRPKDKKIHADSARNRFTIKDGGDHVTLLNIWNQWVDSGFSPIWAKENFLQQRSLTRARDVRDQLAKLCERVEVAPSTCGATNLRPIKRAITAGFFPNAARLQKSGDSYRTVKNSTTVWIHPSSVLMSIDPPEKMVIYFELVQTTKEYMRSVMPIEAGWLAELAPHFHKKKDIEALEEKKMPKQGR from the coding sequence ATGGAAATTGCCGAGACAGCAAAGAAGCTCGGAAATCGCATCAAGGAATTGGTCATCTGCCCTATCTACGCCAACCTGCCATCAGAACTCCAGGCAAAGATTTTCGAACCTACTCCAGACGGCGCACGCAAAGTCGTACTGGCAACAAACATTGCTGAGACAAGTTTGACTATTGACGGCATTGTATATGTCATCGACCCCGGCTACGTCAAGGAGAATGTCTACAACCCAGCCACGGGCATGTCGAACCTGGTCGTCGTCCCTTGCTCTCGAGCATCAGCCAATCAGCGGAGTGGTCGTGCCGGTCGTGTAGGGCCGGGCAAGTGCTTTCGATTGTATACCAAGTTTGCTTATATgaacgagatggaggagtcGCCGCTGCCAGAAATCCAGCGGACAAACCTCAACGGAGTCGTGCTGCAGCTCAAGTCACTAGGCATCAATGAACTTTTAGACTTTGAGTTTATGGATCCACCTCCGACAGAGACTCTCATCGGTGCCTTGAACCAGCTGTTTGCCCTCCAGGCTCTCAACCACAAGGGCGAGTTGACCAAGATTGGTCGGCAAATGGCCGAGTTTCCGACGGATCCTATGCTAGCAAAGGCCGTGCTGGCAGCCGACAAAGAGGGCTGTGTGGAAGAAGTTCTCTCCATCGTCTCCATGCTGGGTGAAGCATCtgcgctcttcttcagaccaaaggacaagaagattcATGCCGATAGCGCCCGAAACCGCTTCACCATCAAGGATGGTGGTGACCACGTTACACTGCTCAACATCTGGAACCAATGGGTTGACAGCGGCTTTTCACCCATCTGGGCCAAGGAGAACTTTTTGCAGCAGCGGTCTCTGACTCGCGCCCGAGATGTGCGAGATCAACTGGCCAAGCTCTGTGAGCGCGTCGAGGTCGCTCCCTCGACATGTGGCGCCACCAACCTACGACCTATCAAGCGCGCCATCACGGCTGGATTCTTCCCCAACGCAGCACGCCTGCAGAAGAGCGGCGACAGCTACCGGACGGTCAAGAACAGCACGACGGTGTGGATTCACCCGAGCAGCGTGCTAATGTCAATAGACCCCCCAGAAAAGATGGTGATTTACTTTGAACTGGTGCAGACGACAAAGGAGTATATGCGCAGCGTAATGCCGATTGAGGCTGGATGGCTAGCAGAGCTGGCGCCTCACTTtcacaaaaaaaaggacatTGAGGCGttggaggaaaagaagatgccgaagcAAGGGCGATGA